The following proteins come from a genomic window of Kineosporia sp. NBRC 101731:
- a CDS encoding ATP-binding cassette domain-containing protein translates to MLELTDIEAGYGRTRVLHGVTVPTGKVVAVLGHNGAGKTTLLRVAIGLIKPSKGRVVFDGEDIASLPPNKRVARGMAYVPQGQQAFGQLTTLENLQLVADGRRRGKALIDAQMARFPALETFAARRAGLLSGGQRQQLAIARALITEPKLLILDEPTEGIQPTIVAEIEHTIKQLAEEGIHVLLVEQHIGFALEAAERYVVLASGFVTQTDEGGSAATSTVRAAMAI, encoded by the coding sequence ATGCTCGAGCTCACCGACATCGAGGCCGGCTACGGGCGCACGCGGGTGCTGCACGGCGTGACGGTGCCGACCGGGAAGGTCGTGGCCGTGCTCGGCCACAACGGCGCCGGCAAGACGACGCTGCTGCGTGTCGCGATCGGGCTGATCAAGCCGTCGAAGGGGCGCGTGGTGTTCGACGGCGAAGACATCGCCTCGCTTCCCCCCAACAAGCGCGTCGCTCGCGGTATGGCGTACGTGCCGCAAGGTCAGCAGGCGTTCGGCCAGCTCACGACGCTCGAGAATCTGCAGCTCGTCGCCGACGGGCGCCGGCGCGGCAAGGCCCTCATCGATGCACAGATGGCTCGCTTCCCCGCCCTGGAGACGTTCGCGGCCCGGAGGGCGGGCCTGCTCTCCGGCGGGCAGCGGCAGCAGCTCGCGATCGCCCGCGCCCTCATCACCGAGCCGAAGCTGCTCATCCTCGACGAGCCCACCGAGGGCATCCAGCCCACGATCGTCGCCGAGATCGAGCACACCATCAAGCAGCTGGCCGAGGAGGGCATCCATGTGTTGCTCGTCGAGCAGCACATCGGCTTCGCCCTCGAGGCCGCCGAGCGCTACGTCGTGCTCGCCTCGGGCTTCGTCACCCAGACCGACGAGGGTGGCTCGGCTGCCACCTCCACCGTGCGAGCCGCCATGGCGATCTGA